CATCTattgtttctttgtctttttccattttctgttcAACACATCTAGTAAGTTTTAGCTTTTCGAAATTATTCTGAATACACTTTGTGATTAAAAGTATGCTAGACAAACAGACTGCCttataaaaacttaaatttacCATAACAGATCAAATCCTTCTCATGCTATTTCAAGAGCATTCATATTGCAAAGCAAAGATGTAtatatgtaaacaaacaaacatgcaacCATCTCTGTACTTCTACAAATAGGCTCTCATTATAAACCTCTAGTATTTATCAGAGTCAAAGGTTGATAGTATTTACAAATaccaacattaaaaaaaactacagatcTTCAGCCATGTTGTTTAATCAAATGCTGCTGACAGagagggagatagagagagagcgCTCTGTCTAAACTGACAAATAAATTGGTGCCAGtgtatttgtgtaatttagactgtgtgtaggagtttgtctccgtttttgtatttaaaacaagaaattatcCAATGTTTCGTACCTAggatttccatttttgttgctgtaatagtATCAGTTACCAACATAAACTGTGTCATTCTTGTGGTTATCTGCCCATGCCCAAATATCTAGTGGAGTGAGACAACCTCTAAATGTGTTATGACAATGATATCTGaaacacacctgcagctccttGACTCTGAGTATGAGGGGATCATAAGCCCGGGACACCTCCGTCCCAGCCTTGTCCAGAGCCTCCAGGTAGGCATGTCTTTTGAGTGCAAGCACCGCCTCCAGTGTCTGGAAAAACTGATTGACCTCCTGTCGGTCCTGCCTCACCAGACCCTCACAGCGGGCCTTCTCCTGCTCCAGCTGCTCCCCCAGCTCACACATCTGATGAAGACAATCAAATTTATAATATCAGATACACTGCAGCAGCATAAGTTTAACACATTACACAGATTTGTTAAAGGCAATATTTGAGGGATTCCTCACCTGTGTCCATCTTTTCTCAGACAGTCTTgccagcagcagagatggggtctgtttttctctgatgaagGCAGCCTGTAGGTCGTCTATGGGATGGCCCTGGTGCTCCCCGATAGTGAGACAGAGTCCGCAGATCAGCTGTCGATCCTGGATGCAGTACATATTCAGCGGCTGCCTGTGGTGCTCCTCACAGGGAGGGGGACGTGGCTCACTTTCATTCTGGTACTGTGAAGACGAGGAAAAGATGACTGCAAACACAACATAAAGAGCTGCCTTATGAGAGGATTTAATATGGTAgataaagggttaacatttcAGGGGGATTCTCTCCTACTTTCTCAATGATAGCACGCAGACAAACGTTGGTGGGCAGAGCTTCAATGCCTGCCGGGGGCAGCTCCACCACACTGCGACAGTTGGGGCATTTTAAAGGCAGGCGGAGCGGACGCCAGATGGAATAATTGGTGGACACCTGGAGCAGGTTGTCCAGGCAGTTCTTACAGAAGGTGTGAGAGCAGGGCAGGACTCTCGGGTCAGAGAACAGAGAGTAGCACACAGAGCACGTCAGGTCCTCCTCCAGGTTGTCCATATTGGAGACGAGAGGCCGGGCTCaaagaggaggatggagggagaggaggatcTGGCAGGATGGATGAAAGCTACGTGTGTTACCTGTTCAGAAAAATATATCAACTAGCTGCTACTGTAACTTGTAACAGCTTAAAACAATTCTGCCtaataagaagaaaataaacacattttaaaactgagTTCTGTTATGATAAAACCATTAATAGAGCATTGATCACACACCACCTGCTTTTGTTATAAAGCAGTCTGACAAAGGACATCAATTATTACAAAAAAGTCAAGACAAAGCTCCTTAGTTATAAAGTACTGAAATACCAATGTCTCTTCAAGACTGAGAAACGCAAAAAAGGCCATCAAGTATTATTGAAAAA
This region of Cheilinus undulatus linkage group 2, ASM1832078v1, whole genome shotgun sequence genomic DNA includes:
- the trim59 gene encoding tripartite motif-containing protein 59; the protein is MDNLEEDLTCSVCYSLFSDPRVLPCSHTFCKNCLDNLLQVSTNYSIWRPLRLPLKCPNCRSVVELPPAGIEALPTNVCLRAIIEKYQNESEPRPPPCEEHHRQPLNMYCIQDRQLICGLCLTIGEHQGHPIDDLQAAFIREKQTPSLLLARLSEKRWTQMCELGEQLEQEKARCEGLVRQDRQEVNQFFQTLEAVLALKRHAYLEALDKAGTEVSRAYDPLILRVKELQEEQLDLVSLGSSVEEEDSPLVFLEKVHLFRERVEEFIKTPLPSVINLSVSPRAADFLQQHWPVVTIGSLEEAPIPKLCCCTRCGCVEAGVETETGRDEPENWLWDLKPTSSMVLLGLLLLLVALWVNPVGGASLGFSMLSWFSQVVHGMSSELTTYVWDAVGLAYEVMEATVERWSCWLSSVGEKALQQLAALLKTLKIH